Proteins encoded together in one Ferroglobus placidus DSM 10642 window:
- a CDS encoding aspartate aminotransferase family protein has product MSLRSFEIYEKASKIIPKAAQTGLRAETHYPHPFVPERAFGCKIVDVDGRVYTDYHLAFGPILLGHNHPEVNEAVKEQIEEGVLFGAGVCELEVEVAEKLVELIPSAEMVTFVNSGTEATYHAIRLSRAYTEREKIIKFEGCYHGWHDYVAFNVNPPKEKMGRIYPQSRGILKAAYETTTVLPFNDKEAFEEYMAEHGEEVAGVILEPIPHSVGAIIPKRDFLKSLRKETKSYGSVLIFDEIITAFRHNIHGVQEEFGVIPDLTTIGKSMGNGYPVAAIVGKEEIMSLVHNGVLVSGTYSGHPASLAAVKKTIEVLEREKVVEYISKLGEEYRKAIKDVIEDTETKARVVGYKSIFAIQFAEGEVVDYSSVVDVDREKFKAFAAEMRKRGIFFTPNPLKRCHLSAKHSEKELEEFVSSAFEVLRRIDA; this is encoded by the coding sequence ATGTCGTTGAGGAGTTTTGAGATTTACGAAAAGGCTTCGAAAATTATTCCGAAAGCTGCTCAAACTGGTTTGAGGGCTGAGACGCACTATCCGCATCCCTTCGTTCCGGAAAGGGCTTTCGGCTGTAAAATTGTCGACGTTGATGGAAGAGTTTACACCGACTACCACTTGGCATTCGGTCCGATACTTCTCGGACACAACCACCCCGAAGTAAACGAGGCTGTGAAGGAGCAAATTGAAGAGGGCGTTTTGTTTGGAGCTGGTGTTTGCGAGCTTGAGGTGGAGGTTGCCGAAAAACTTGTTGAGCTGATTCCTTCAGCTGAGATGGTTACCTTTGTTAATTCCGGCACGGAGGCGACGTATCACGCTATAAGGTTGTCGAGGGCTTACACGGAAAGGGAGAAGATAATCAAGTTCGAAGGCTGCTACCACGGCTGGCACGATTACGTGGCTTTCAACGTCAATCCACCCAAGGAGAAAATGGGAAGAATTTATCCTCAATCTAGAGGTATACTGAAGGCTGCTTACGAAACTACGACCGTTTTGCCCTTCAACGACAAGGAAGCTTTTGAAGAGTACATGGCTGAACACGGAGAAGAGGTCGCTGGAGTCATACTCGAGCCGATCCCCCACAGCGTTGGAGCGATAATTCCGAAAAGAGATTTCCTGAAAAGTTTGAGGAAGGAGACGAAAAGCTATGGATCTGTCTTAATCTTCGATGAGATAATAACAGCATTCAGACACAACATCCACGGAGTTCAAGAGGAATTCGGAGTAATTCCGGATTTAACCACGATAGGAAAATCTATGGGAAACGGCTATCCAGTAGCGGCGATAGTGGGGAAAGAGGAGATAATGTCGCTGGTGCATAACGGAGTTCTCGTTTCCGGAACTTACAGCGGTCATCCAGCGTCACTTGCGGCTGTGAAAAAGACAATAGAAGTTCTCGAAAGGGAGAAAGTTGTAGAATACATTTCCAAGCTTGGAGAGGAATATAGAAAAGCGATTAAAGATGTTATAGAGGATACGGAAACAAAAGCGAGAGTCGTTGGTTACAAATCAATCTTCGCAATTCAGTTTGCCGAAGGAGAAGTCGTGGACTACTCTTCAGTCGTAGATGTCGACAGAGAGAAGTTCAAAGCTTTTGCGGCGGAGATGAGAAAAAGAGGTATCTTTTTCACGCCGAATCCTCTCAAAAGGTGTCATCTCTCAGCCAAACATAGCGAAAAAGAGTTGGAGGAGTTCGTGTCTTCAGCTTTCGAAGTTTTGAGGCGAATTGATGCGTAG
- a CDS encoding putative RNA uridine N3 methyltransferase, producing MEIAIPSSILENESDDKIKTFKVGIIGRAAAIFRVEKIYIYKDPSRDDSNFISEILRYMETPQYLRKYLFPRSEKLRYAGVLQPLQIPSHKPKHLKVGEIREGVIVKVADGTAWADIGMKALALFRGKARKGARVTVRVCSTNPLVVEEAKPEEYWGFKVEKCSLKKLLKREDAVVTSKLGYHPSVDEIKKVNLLIFGSPSKEVKEIADILGLEFEAKMWNLIPKQGVRSVRVEEAVISCLSVINFIREVY from the coding sequence ATGGAGATAGCCATTCCCTCCTCAATCCTCGAGAACGAAAGCGATGATAAGATAAAGACGTTTAAAGTGGGAATAATCGGGAGGGCTGCAGCCATTTTCAGAGTCGAGAAGATATACATCTACAAAGATCCGAGTAGAGACGATTCGAATTTCATCTCCGAAATTTTAAGATATATGGAGACTCCGCAGTATCTGAGGAAGTATCTTTTCCCGAGAAGCGAGAAGCTGAGATATGCTGGAGTTTTACAGCCCCTCCAGATTCCTTCCCATAAGCCGAAACATTTAAAAGTCGGTGAAATCAGAGAGGGGGTAATCGTCAAAGTTGCTGACGGCACCGCGTGGGCTGATATAGGAATGAAAGCCCTGGCCCTCTTTCGAGGAAAGGCTCGAAAGGGGGCCCGCGTGACCGTCAGGGTCTGTTCGACGAATCCGTTGGTAGTAGAAGAGGCGAAGCCCGAGGAGTATTGGGGCTTCAAGGTGGAGAAGTGCAGCTTGAAAAAGCTGCTGAAAAGGGAAGATGCGGTAGTAACTTCCAAGCTCGGATACCATCCGAGTGTGGATGAGATAAAAAAAGTGAATCTGCTCATATTTGGAAGTCCGAGTAAAGAGGTAAAGGAGATTGCGGACATACTGGGATTAGAATTCGAAGCTAAGATGTGGAACTTGATTCCGAAGCAAGGAGTGAGAAGTGTGAGGGTAGAGGAGGCTGTGATTAGCTGTCTTTCCGTAATCAATTTCATTAGGGAGGTGTATTGA
- a CDS encoding 50S ribosomal protein L3 produces the protein MKYHRPRRGSLGFSPRKRASSIIPRIRSWPDCDEPRLLGFAGYKAGMTHVIMIDDRKNSPTYGEEIMVPVTVLETPPMKVMGIRVYRKTVYGLQIAGEVWTDEVDSYLSRRLQIPKKKGDVDKLKEIDDIAEVRVITYTQPYLITGVPKKVPDVMEQKVGGDVEAALNYAIEKLGKEVRVNEVFKEGAFIDVLSITKGKGFQGPVKRWGVITLDAKHARSSKHRRVGTLGPWHPHRVRWTVPQAGQMGFHQRTEYNKRILKIGTNGEDINPEGGFLHYGLVRSDYVLVSGSVPGSVKRLVRMRDAIRPPQAVYEGVNILYISRASKQGR, from the coding sequence ATGAAGTACCACAGACCGAGAAGGGGTTCCCTCGGATTCTCTCCGAGAAAGAGAGCGAGTAGTATAATCCCGAGAATTAGAAGCTGGCCAGACTGCGATGAACCAAGACTTCTTGGATTTGCCGGCTACAAAGCGGGAATGACCCACGTAATAATGATAGACGACAGAAAGAATTCGCCGACCTATGGAGAAGAGATAATGGTTCCGGTAACAGTTCTCGAAACTCCTCCGATGAAGGTGATGGGGATAAGAGTTTACAGAAAAACCGTCTACGGACTGCAAATAGCTGGGGAAGTCTGGACTGACGAAGTCGACAGCTATCTCTCAAGAAGACTTCAGATTCCGAAGAAGAAAGGAGATGTTGACAAGCTGAAAGAGATTGATGATATTGCGGAGGTTAGAGTTATTACCTACACTCAACCCTACTTGATAACCGGAGTTCCGAAGAAGGTGCCGGACGTTATGGAACAGAAAGTAGGAGGGGACGTTGAAGCTGCTTTAAATTACGCTATAGAAAAGTTAGGAAAGGAGGTCAGGGTTAACGAGGTCTTTAAAGAGGGGGCGTTTATCGACGTTTTAAGCATAACCAAAGGAAAGGGGTTCCAAGGACCGGTGAAAAGGTGGGGAGTAATTACGCTCGACGCAAAGCATGCGAGAAGCAGCAAACACAGAAGGGTCGGAACTCTCGGTCCGTGGCATCCCCATAGAGTGAGGTGGACTGTTCCTCAAGCAGGTCAGATGGGGTTCCACCAGAGAACGGAATACAACAAGAGAATTCTGAAGATAGGGACGAACGGAGAGGACATAAATCCGGAAGGCGGATTTCTGCACTACGGTTTGGTAAGATCCGACTATGTCCTCGTTTCCGGTAGCGTTCCGGGGAGCGTGAAGAGGCTCGTTAGGATGAGAGACGCTATAAGACCTCCTCAGGCTGTGTATGAGGGAGTGAACATTCTGTATATTAGCAGAGCTTCGAAGCAGGGTAGGTGA
- the rpl4p gene encoding 50S ribosomal protein L4 encodes MKAKVYSLTGEVVEEIELPAAFNEEFRPDIIRKAVHAIQSHRRQPYGPNPLAGTDYAWENWGPGYGYARVPRWKLGRRAVVVPQAVGGRRAHPPKVQKKWAEKINKKEMRKALRSALAATINEEIVRARNHVFEGELPKIVVDDFENLKKTKEIIEVFKAIGVYADVERAKERKRYRAGKGKMRGRRFKTKKSVLVVVSKVCDAMKAAKNLAGVDVVLAKDLNVELLAPGGHAGRLTVYTKSAIAQLGERL; translated from the coding sequence ATGAAAGCTAAGGTTTACAGCTTAACCGGAGAAGTTGTAGAAGAGATCGAGCTGCCAGCTGCGTTTAACGAGGAGTTTAGACCGGATATAATAAGAAAAGCCGTTCACGCTATTCAAAGTCACAGAAGACAGCCTTACGGACCGAATCCTTTAGCCGGAACCGATTACGCCTGGGAAAACTGGGGACCCGGCTACGGATACGCGAGAGTGCCGAGGTGGAAGCTCGGAAGGAGGGCTGTGGTAGTTCCTCAGGCTGTTGGAGGAAGGAGAGCTCATCCTCCGAAAGTTCAGAAGAAGTGGGCTGAAAAGATAAATAAGAAAGAGATGAGAAAAGCTTTGAGATCGGCTTTGGCAGCCACGATAAATGAAGAGATTGTTAGAGCGAGAAACCACGTTTTTGAAGGAGAACTGCCCAAGATAGTTGTGGACGATTTTGAAAACTTGAAGAAGACGAAAGAGATTATAGAAGTTTTCAAAGCCATTGGCGTTTACGCCGATGTCGAGAGGGCTAAGGAAAGGAAGAGGTACAGAGCCGGAAAAGGTAAGATGAGGGGGAGGAGGTTCAAAACGAAGAAGAGCGTTCTCGTCGTTGTAAGCAAGGTTTGCGACGCTATGAAGGCTGCTAAAAACCTTGCTGGAGTCGATGTCGTTCTCGCTAAAGATCTTAACGTGGAGCTTTTAGCTCCCGGTGGACATGCTGGTAGACTGACAGTTTATACTAAATCCGCCATAGCCCAGCTGGGGGAGAGATTATGA
- a CDS encoding 50S ribosomal protein L23 codes for MRKIKCFLITEKSVSLLEKNIVTAIVDIRANKKEIKKDFEKLFGVEVERVNTLITPKGEKKAYIKLKPEYSAEELLSKLGVF; via the coding sequence ATGAGGAAGATTAAGTGCTTTCTGATAACCGAAAAAAGCGTCTCGCTCCTTGAGAAAAACATAGTTACAGCCATAGTGGACATAAGGGCGAACAAAAAGGAGATAAAGAAGGATTTTGAGAAGCTCTTCGGAGTTGAAGTGGAAAGAGTGAACACACTAATAACTCCCAAGGGTGAGAAGAAAGCTTACATCAAGTTGAAGCCGGAATACTCGGCTGAGGAGTTGCTATCTAAGTTGGGTGTGTTCTGA
- a CDS encoding 50S ribosomal protein L2 has protein sequence MGKRIISQNRGRGTPTYTAPSHKYKAEAKHIPFKDEVVRAEVIDIVHDPARNGPLALVRFEDGSKGYVLAVEGIGTGDIIEAGENVEIKPGNITYLKNIPEGVPICNIENIPFDGGRFARASGTFGFVVAHEEDRVLVQLPSGKMKWLDPKCRAMIGVVAGGGRTDKPFVKAGKKYHKMKSKAAKWPRVRGVAMNAVDHPFGGGKHQHVGRPKTVSRNAPPGRKVGSIAARRTGVRK, from the coding sequence ATGGGTAAGAGAATTATTTCCCAAAACCGTGGAAGAGGAACGCCGACTTACACAGCTCCCTCTCACAAGTATAAGGCTGAAGCCAAGCACATTCCTTTTAAAGACGAGGTTGTTAGGGCGGAGGTTATTGACATCGTTCACGATCCCGCAAGAAACGGTCCTCTGGCTTTGGTAAGATTTGAGGACGGAAGCAAAGGATACGTTCTGGCTGTAGAGGGAATTGGCACCGGCGATATAATAGAAGCTGGAGAAAATGTTGAGATAAAGCCCGGAAATATAACGTATCTTAAGAACATCCCCGAAGGTGTGCCGATTTGCAACATAGAAAACATTCCCTTCGACGGAGGAAGATTTGCGAGAGCAAGCGGGACTTTTGGATTTGTTGTCGCTCACGAGGAAGACAGAGTTCTCGTTCAGCTTCCCTCGGGAAAGATGAAGTGGCTCGATCCTAAGTGTAGGGCAATGATTGGAGTTGTAGCTGGAGGAGGAAGAACGGATAAGCCTTTCGTAAAAGCTGGAAAGAAATACCACAAGATGAAGAGTAAGGCGGCCAAGTGGCCTCGCGTTAGAGGAGTTGCGATGAACGCAGTTGACCATCCTTTCGGTGGGGGTAAGCACCAGCACGTTGGTAGACCTAAAACTGTTAGTAGAAACGCTCCTCCGGGTAGGAAGGTAGGTAGTATAGCTGCGAGAAGAACGGGGGTGAGGAAGTAA